The genomic DNA GGGTACGAGCTGCGCGCCGAACGCGACGCTCGGTTCGAGCTTCCTCGGCGGCTTGCCGCTCTTCAAGTACAATCGAGCCCAGCTGGAGTACGACTTCTAGAATAACCGGGCTCCAGGTCACGCGTGGCGCGGGAAGTAAGTGAGGCGTATGCCGGCTTCCCGCGCCGTTGTCGTTTTGGGAATGCATCGAAGCGGGACCAGTGCGATCGCGCGCAGCGTCGCTGCGCTCTCGGTGTACCTAGGCAACGACCTTTTCGGCGCGCACCCGGAGAACCCGACGGGCTACTGGGAAGACCGTAACCTCGTCGCGCTCGACGACCGCGTCCTCGAATCGTTCGGCCTGCGCTGGGACAGCATTCCTCGCATCGACCCACGGAGGTTCGAGAGCCGCAAGGTACGCAAGCTGCAGCGCGAGGCGGCCGGGTACTGTCGCAAGACGCTGGCCTCGCGTCCTCTTTGGGGATTCAAAGATCCCCGGACGATTCGCGTGCTGCCGTTTTGGCAGAACGTCCTACTCGATTGCGGCGCGCAGGATTCGTACGTCGTCGCGATCCGAAATCCGCGCAGCATCGCCGCGTCGCTGTTCGCTCGCCAACGTATGACCGCCGACGATGCCTATCGTTTGTGGCTCGTGCACATGGTCCCGTTTCTTCACCGGATTGCCGATGCGCCGTTCGTCGTGGTCGACTACGACCTGCTGATGCAGGACCCGCGCCGGGAGCTTGGGCGAATGGCGCGCGCGCTCGCGATCGAAGCGGACGGCGATGAAG from Candidatus Cybelea sp. includes the following:
- a CDS encoding sulfotransferase, which encodes MPASRAVVVLGMHRSGTSAIARSVAALSVYLGNDLFGAHPENPTGYWEDRNLVALDDRVLESFGLRWDSIPRIDPRRFESRKVRKLQREAAGYCRKTLASRPLWGFKDPRTIRVLPFWQNVLLDCGAQDSYVVAIRNPRSIAASLFARQRMTADDAYRLWLVHMVPFLHRIADAPFVVVDYDLLMQDPRRELGRMARALAIEADGDEAERFASEFLNPSLRHTSFSLDDLEEGTAAARLTKSAYGLLLGLARDRLDPSRDFWPSWRELAVQVAALLPPAQPSRESRFSLRRWPSRLAPS